A segment of the Parasphingopyxis algicola genome:
GCCATGCCGGTCGGGCCCGTCGCCTGGCTCGGTTAAATCCGTACCATCTTCATCATCGGTTCGTGATAGCGGGGCCCGGCCGTTTCGCCGGCCGGTGCCGCCGCATCGAGCCGCGCGAGATCGTCATCGCTCAGCGAAACGTCGACCGATGCCATGGAGTCTTCCAGCGTTACCCGGCGCTTCGATCCGGGGATCGGTACGATGTCCTCGCCCTGATGAAGCAGCCAGGCCAGGGCAATCTGGGCCGGCGACACGCCATGGGCGTCCGCGATCGTTTTCACGACCTCGACGATTTCCATATTCTTGGCGAAATTCTCTTCGCTGTAGCGCGGATCGTTGCGCCGATAATCGCCTTCCGGCAGGTCGTCGCGCGACGTCACCTGGCCGGTCAGAAAGCCGCGGCCGAGCGGCGAATAGGGGACGAACCCGATATCGAGTTCGCGGCAAAGCGGCAGGATCTCGGCCTCGATATCGCGTTCCCATAGCGAATATTCCGATTGCAGCGCAGCAATCGGGTGGGTGGCGGCCGCCTTGCGGATGGTCTCGAGACCCGCTTCGGACAGGCCGAGATAACGAACCTTGCCTTCCTCGACGAGCCGGGCCATCGCGCCGACTGTTTCCTCGATCGGTACATCCGGATCGACGCGATGCTGATAGTAGAGGTCGATCGTATCGATCCCAAGCCGCTGCAGCGAACCCTCGCACGCCTTGCGGATATTTTCCGGCGAGCTGTCCACGCCGCGAAAGCCGCTTTCGTCGAAAGCAAAGCCAAATTTCGTGGCGATCACGAGACCGTCGCGCTTGCCCTCGATCGCGCGGCCGAGAAGCTCCTCGTTGCGGTGCGGACCATAGACTTCGGCGGTATCGAAAAAGGTGACGCCGAGTTCGATCGCGCGATGGACGGTTGCGATCGATTCCGTTTCGTCTGCCATGCCGTACATGCCCTTGCCGATGCCGGCCATCGGCATGCAGCCCAGACCGAGCGCGGATACGGCGAGGTCATTTCCTAATGTGCGGGTTTCCATGATGCGGTCTCCTCTTCCGTCAGGCGATGGCGTTCGAAATAGCCGGTGATCTCGCGTTTGATCTCCGGTCCGAAGATATAGATGGCGATTACATTGGGAATTGCCATGAGGAAAAAGGCGCTGTCGACCAAATCGAAGACGGCCTGCACCGGCAGGACCGATCCGATCGGCAGCATCAGGACGTAGAGGATCTTGTAGATCGTGTTGCGGATCGGTCCTTCGCCAACAAGATATCCCCAGGCTTGCAAACCGTAAAATCCCCAGGCGCATAGGGTCGAATAGGCGAACAGGAACACGGCGATGGCGAGCAGGATCGGAAACCAGCTCGATATCTGCGAAAAGGCGGCCGACGTGATCGAGATGTCGTCGAGCCCGCTTTGATGCGTTCCGGCCAGCACGATCGCGATCGCGCCGAGCGAGCAGACGATTACCGTATCGATAAAGGGCTCGAGCAGTGCCACCAGTCCCTCGGACGCCGGCTCGTGGGTTCGCGCCTGAGCATGGGCGATGACCGCCGACCCGACCCCGGCCTCGCTCGAGTAGACGGCGCGCTGCATGCCGACGACGAACGCGCCGAGCACGCCTCCGGCCGCTGCCTCGCCGCTGAACGCCGCGCCGACGATCGTTGCGATCGCGGTCGGCAGTTCGGCGAAATTCATGAAGATGATCGCGAAAACGCCGATCAGATAGATGGCGGCCATCGCCGGTACGAGCAATGATGTGACGCGTGCCAGCCAGCGCACGCCGCCGATCACGACGAAGCCGACAAGTACCGCCAGGATCGCCCCATATCCCGCGCCGCTCTCGAAACCCGTGACATTCTGTACCTGGGCGAAGCTCTGATTGACCTGGACCAGCGGGATGGCGCCGCCGAGCGCGAAAAAGGCGTAGAACCCGCCCAGCACAAGTCCGATTTTCGGCCAGCCGCGCGCCGCCAGCCCGTTTTTTAACGCGTACATCGGGCCGCCCCGGATCGTCCCGTTGCTGTTGACGACGCGATATTTGTGGCCGAGCGTCACTTCGACGCATTTCAGCGTCATCGCGAAAAAGCCGATCACGAACATCCAGAAGGCCGCGCCGGGGCCGCCGGTGGCGATGGCGACGGCGACGCCGGCAATGTTGCCGAGACCGACCGTTCCGGACAGCGCCGTCGTCAGCGCGCCGAACTGGCTGATCTGTCCGGGGGCGTCGATATTATGGCCCGGCTTGCTCAGGATGCGGAGCGAATAGCGGAAACCGCGGATGTTGATGAAGCCGAGCCAGAGCGTGAATATCACCATCGGCAGCGCGAGCCAGATGACGATCAGGGTAATGTCGACGCCGAAAATCGGGACTTTCGTGAAAACCAGTGCGTTGAGATCGGCGAGCGCCCCCTCCAGCCATGCGATCATGCCAATCCTTCCCTGTAGGCATCGTGCTTCACACGATCATGGGCGGCGGCTAGGAGAGGCACAAGCGGAATCAAATGAAAAGTGAATATCAATGACGCGCAGCTATTTCGGAACCGATGGCATCCGGGGCCGGACCAACAGGTCACCGATGACTGCGGACGTCGCGATGAAAGTCGGTCAGGCGGCCGGCGCCCATTTTCTGAGAGGGGACCATCGTCACCGGGTCGTCATCGGAAAGGATACCAGGCTGTCGGGCTATATGATGGAGTCGGCCCTCGTCGCCGGTTTTACCAGCGTGGGTATGGACGTGATCATGGTCGGGCCGATGCCGACGCCAGGCGTCGCGATGCTGACTAAATCGATGCGGGCAGATCTCGGTGTGATGATCTCTGCCAGTCACAATCCTTATGTCGATAACGGCATCAAGCTGTTCGGTCCGAACGGCTACAAGCTTTCCGACGCCGATGAGATGGCAATCGAAAAACTGATGCTCGACCCGCCAGCTTTGGTTCCGTCCGAACAGATCGGCCGGGCACGCCGCGTCGACGATGCACAGGGCCGATACATCAATGACGCGAAAACGACGTTCCCGGGCAAGCTGCGGCTGGATGGCCTCAAGATCGTCCTCGATTGCGCCAATGGCGCGGCCTATAAAGTTGCTCCGTCGGCGCTTTGGGAACTCGGAGCCGAAGTCGTGGCACTCGGTGTCAGCCCCAACGGCACCAACATCAACGACAAGTGCGGTTCGACCTATCCGAAGGAACTGTGCCGCCGAGTTGTGCAGGAGGGCGCGGCCATCGGTCTTGCGCTCGACGGCGATGCCGACCGGCTGATCGTCGTCGATGAAAAAGGCGTCATCGTCGACGGCGATCAGCTCATGGCGCTCATTGCAAGCGACTGGAAGCGCCACGGCAAGCTCGAAGGCGATTCCATCGTCGCCACAGTCATGTCGAATATCGGGCTTGAGAAGTTTCTCCAGGGCGAAGGGATCGGTCTGGAGCGCTCAAAGGTTGGCGACCGCTATGTATTGGAGATGATGCGCGCCAAGGGATGTAACGTCGGCGGTGAACAATCCGGCCACCTGATTCTCACCGACTATGCGACAACGGGTGACGGATTGATCGCCGGGCTTCAGATTCTGGCGGCCTTGGTAACGAGTGGAAAAACCGCCAGCGATTTGCTCCATCTGTTCGAACCCTATCCGCAGCTGCTCAAGAATGTCCGCTACAATGGCGGGGATCCGCTCGCCGAGGAATCGGTCAAGGCGGCCATCGCCGACGGTGAAGCGAGGCTATCTGCGACTGGGCGTGTGTTGATCCGCAAATCGGGGACCGAGCCGCTGATCCGGGTGATGGCGGAAGGCGAGGACGAGGGCCTTATCGAAGCGGTGGTCAATGATATCTGCTCGGCGGTGGAGGATGCGGCCTGATGCTGGAGATGCGGCCGGACTGCGAACGCTGCGGCACCGATTTGCCGGCCGAGAAGGCCGGCGCACACATCTGCTCGTTCGAATGCACCTTCTGTTCGGATTGCACGAAGGGGCCGTTGGCCGGCAGCTGCCCGAATTGCGGCGGCGAACTGCGGCAGCGGCCCGTCCGCGCAACCGCTCTTCTGGACCGCTTTCCGGCTTCGACGGAGCGAAAATACAAGGCGAACGCATGACGAAACCGGCCCGGATTCTCGCCATCGCGGGATCGGATAGTGGGGGAGGCGCGGGAATCCAGGCGGACATCAAGACGATCACGATGCTTGGCGCGCACGCGATGACGGCCGTCACCGTGATCACCGCCCAGAACACGATCGGCGTTCAGGCAGTTGAGCCGGTCCGCATCGAGAGCGTCCTTGCCCAGATCGACTCGGTCGATTCGGATATCGGCATCGATGCGATCAAGATCGGCATGCTCGGATCGGACGAACTGGTCGAGGCGCTTGTCGAGCGGTTGGGCAAGATCGATGTTCCCATCGTATTCGATCCGGTCATGGTGGCGACGAGCGGCTCCGTGCTCGCGGACGACGCGACCATTGCTGCATTTCACAAACTGATGCGGGTCGCCACGATCCTGACGCCCAATCTTCCGGAACTCGCGCGGCTGACATCGTCGCCGCTATCGTCGGCCTATGAAATGGAGCGGGAAGCACGGCGGCTGGCGCGCGATGCCGATTGCATCGTCCTGGCAAAGGGCGGTCATCTCGAGGGCGAACTCGTTACCGACATTCTTGTGCGGCCCGATGGCAAGGTCGATCGTTGGAAGAATAGCCGGATCGACACGGAGCATAGTCACGGCACGGGCTGTACGCTTTCCAGCGCGTTGGCGACCGGTCTCGGGCAGGGCATGGCACCCGTCGAAGCTGCCAGCCGCGCCCGCGGTTTTGTCCGGGCGGCACTCAAGGCGGCGCCCGGCCTCGGCGAGGGTAACGGCCCGCTCGGTTTTGCAGATATGCGAGAATTCTGGCCGTGAGCGTTCCGGTGGCGGGGGTCGATGAGGCGGGCAGAGGGCCATTGGCCGGACCGGTCGTCGCGGCGGCGGTCATCCTGTGCGACGACGGGATTGCCGGTCTCGACGACAGCAAGAGGCTCAGCGCAGGGCGGCGCGCCGAACTGGAGACGCAAATTCGTGCGCGCTGCACAGTTGGCGTCGGGATGTCCGAACCCGACGAGATCGACCGGATCAACATCCTCCAGGCCACACTCGCGGCGATGCGAAGGGCGGTCGACGCACTGGAAGTCGCTCCCGACCATATACTCGTCGATGGCAACAAGCTCCCGGATTGGCACTATTCGGCCGAGGCGGTTGTTGGCGGTGACGCTTTGCATCCCTGTATCTCGGCCGCGTCGATCATTGCCAAGGAAGTACGCGATCGAATGATGTTGGCGGCCGCGAAAAACCACCCGCATTATGGCTGGGAGCGCAACAAAGGCTATCCGACCCGCGCGCATCTGGATGCCCTTCGGGAGCATGGGCCATGCTCCCTGCATCGCCGGAGCTTTGCGCCGGTCGCGCAGTCATTGCTCAACCTTTGAGTCTTTCCCGCCACACCGCAGTATCTTGAGTCCGGGGCGGCCGGCGACGGGCTATATCTGGTGGCGGACTCTTTTCGTTCCCGTTCCGTTAACCAGATCCTCATCTTGTTCGTTAACGATGTTCGCCTTGACCCCGGAGTCCGGTTGACTCAGGTTCTCACCTCTTTTCGCAAGGGGCACGGCGGATGACGATTGCAGAACAGCTCGATACGGCACGAAGCGCGAAGACCGTGCGGCGCAAAAAATCGGTTGAAATCGAAACTGATCGCATTCTCGAGGACGATTGCGTTGCCGCGATGGCGTCTCTGCCCGACGCCTGTATCGACATGATTTTTGCCGATCCGCCCTACAATCTGCAATTGGGCGGCGACCTTTACCGGCCCGAGGGCAGCCAGGTCGATGCGGTCGACGACGATTGGGACAAGTTCGACAGTTTTGCCGCTTACGACGCCTTTACGCGCGCATGGCTCAAAGAGGCCCGACGCATTCTCAAACCCGATGGCACGCTCTGGGTAATCGGCAGCTATCACAATATCTTCCGGGTCGGATCTGCGTTGCAGGATGAAGGCTATTGGATCCTCAACGATATCGTCTGGCGCAAGGCCAACCCGATGCCGAACTTCCGCGGCACACGCTTCACCAACGCCCATGAAACGATGATATGGGCGTCGAAAAGCGAGAAGGCGAAATACACGTTCAACTACAAGACCATGAAATCGCTCAACGACGAACTGCAGATGCGCTCCGACTGGCTGATCCCCATTTGCGCGGGTCAAGAGCGGTTGAAAGACGGCGGCAAGAAAGCGCATCCGACGCAAAAGCCCGAAGCGCTGCTGTACCGGGTGATGCTCGCCAGCACCAAGCCGGACGATGTTGTGCTCGATCCGTTTTTCGGCACCGGGACGACCGGCGCCGTCGCGCGGCGTCTGGGCCGAAAATGGATCGGTATCGAACGGGAAAAACGCTATTGCAGCGTGGCGCGCGAGCGGATCGAAGCGGCCCTGCCACTCGATGAATCGGCGCTGACGATCATGAAGTCGAATGCGGCGCAGCCCAAGGTGCCGTTCGGCGCTCTGATCGAAACCGGCATGCTCAAACCCGGCGCGGTGCTGATGGACAGGAAACGCCGCTGGAAAGCCGAAGTGCGGATCGACGGATCGCTCGTCACCAAGAATGGCAAGGAAGGGTCGATCCACAAATTGGGCGCGCTGCTGCAGGGCGCGCCATCCTGCAATGGCTGGACATTCTGGCATTTCGAGACCGATGACGGACTGAAATCCATCGACGATCTGCGTGCCGAATACCGGCTTGCGCATTTTCCCTGATCGCCTTTCCGGATTGCGCTGGCACACGCATGGCTTTCCAATGGCACTGCGTTAAAGGGGTTGCATGACCGATATCCCCCCCAGCGCCAGCCTCTATTTCCGGCCGACCGGTTTCGTCGAGGCGCCGTTCGGTCTGGACGGGCAAGTGATGCGCCTTGCCGGCGGTCTGCTCTGGTTCAGCGCTTTCGATGTGATCGTCGTTGATGGCGGCGAGCGTCTCGCTCCTAAACTTGTAACCATCGACACTCTGGACGATTTCATCGGTTCGCTGAGCGATGCCCAGGCCCAACGCGCGCGCACCGCCATCGCGCGGATCGGCGAACCGCGCGCGCCTTTTCAGCTGGGCGAGCGGGTTCTGCGCTTCGACGAACCCCGGATCGCCGGGATATTGAACGTCACCCCCGACAGTTTTTCCGATGGCGGGCGTCATAGCGACGATCCGCAAGGCGCGGCCGACGCCGGTTTTGCGATGAGCTCGCGCGGTGCCGCGATGATCGATGTCGGCGGGGAATCCACCCGCCCGGGCGCAGCCGATGTCTGGGAAGGCGACGAGATCGAGCGCGTCATTCCGGTAATCGAGCGGCTGGCTGCCTCGGGCGTTGCCATATCGGTGGACACGCGCAAGGTCGCGGTAATGGAGGCCGCGCTTTCGGCCGGCGCGGCGATCGTCAACGATGTCAGCGCGCTGCGGTTCGACGACCGATCGCTTGCGCTCGTTGCAGCGGCTGGCTGCCCCGTCATCATCATGCATCATGCCGGCAAGGGACATGAACTCCATGCCGATCCCGACTATCGCGATCCGCTCGTCGAGGTCTATGACTGGCTCGAAAACCGGGTAGAGGAGCTGGTCAAAGGCGGTGTTGCGCGCGATAAGATCGTGATCGATCCGGGTATCGGTTTCGGGAAGGCGCTTCAGCACAATCTGGCTCTGATCAACGGGCTCAGCCTGTTTCACGGGCTCGGTTGTCCGATCATGCTCGGGGCCAGCCGCAAACGGCTGATCGGAGCCCTGTCGAACGAGGCGCCGGCGGACGAACGGCTCGGCGGTTCGCTGGCGCTGGTGACGCTGGGTGCGGCGCAAGGCGTCCAGCTGTTGCGGGTGCATGACGTGGCCGAGAGCGTCCAGGCGCTGCACGTCTGGCGCGGCCTTCGGGACGCGGCGCTGATACCCGCCGGCTAGGCGGCGTTGTCGATTCCGAGTTCGGCGAGTTTGCGATAGAGCGTCGAACGGCCGATCCCGAGACGCCGCGCCACCTCGGTCATCCGGCCGCGATAATGACCGATGGCGAGGCGAATGACGTCGGCCTCGATGTCCGAGAGCGGGCGGAGATTGCCGTCGGGTTCGTAGAGCGCGACGCCCGGGCCGTCGGCAAAGGCGTGGACGGTGGACGGACGATCGTTCGTGCGGCCTTCTGACTGGCGGACGAGATCGGCGATTTCGGGAAAGTCCGCCGAGGTCAATGCAGCGCCCTGGCATCCGATGGCGGCACGAAACAGCGTGTCCTGCAACTGGCGCACATTGCCGGGCCAGTCATATCGCATGAGTACGGCCAGCGCGTCGTCGGTAATCCCGAGCGCGCGCATACCCGGCTGCCCGGCGATACGCGTGAGAAGGTGCCTGGCAAGCGGCGGTATGTCCCCGGCGCGCTTGCGCAGCGGCGGAATGGTCAGTCCGACGATGTTGAGGCGGTAGTACAGATCTTCGCGGAAATTCCCGGCTGATACCTGTTCCAGCAGATCGCTGTTCGCGCCGGTGATCAGCCGCACATCGACCTCGAAACCGCGCGGCGAGCCGATCGGACGGACGATGCCGTTCTCGATCGTCTTGGCGAGTTTGGCCTGTATCTCGGCGGGAATGGCCGCGATCTCGTCGATGAACAGCGTCGCGCCATCGGCCTCGGCGAGCTTGCCGACATGTTTTTCGAACGCGCCGGCAAAGGCGCCCTTTTCATGGCCGAACAGTTCGGATTCGATCAGGTTCGCCGGTGTGGCTCCGCAATTCAACGTGTGGAGCGGACGTTTGGCGCGCGGGCTCGCCGCGTGAATGGCCCGCGCGAAGACTTCCTTGCCGACGCCCGGTTCGCCGTCGATCAGCACGGGAACCCGTGAACGGGCTGCCTTGGCGGCGATGGCCAACGCCGCCCTGAACTCCGGCGCCGATCCGACGATCTCGTCGAAGGGCAGTGTCTGCAAAACCTTTTCGCTCAGCGGCCGCAACTCGCCCCGGTGCAGATGCGCTTCGGTCGCCGCGTCGAGCGCCGCCACCAGCCGCTCCGGCGCAATCGGTTTGGCGAGAAAATCCGTGGCTCCAGCCCGCATCGCATCGACGGCGATCGAAACTTTCGATTGCGCGGTGATAACGAGAATCGGCAGCTTCGGCCGAAGTTGCACCAGCTGCTCGATCAAACTGACATCCTCGGAACTCGGTGCCCAATAATCGATCAACACCGCGTCGACCGTTTCGCAATCCCGAGATCCGAGCAGCAGCAAGGCATCCTTGCCCGATTCAGCGCGAATGCTTCGCCATCCCGATCGGGCGGCGATGGCTGCCATGAGCCGGCCCTGGGCGGGCTCATCATCGATCAGCAGCAGTGTTTTCGCCCTGTCTTCCGGCATTCAGGACCTCGCATCGGGTGGAACCAAAGCGCCATAGACCGGGTAGAGTAAAAGCCACCTTAAGGTTTGCGCACAGCTCAGCTTGGGCGCGAACCAGAAAAATCATGGCCAATTTCGCTTGAGACGCGCAGAAGCGACGGTTAGACATCGTCGAACCAGTTTCCGAAATATGCAGGGGTAGCGCAGATGACTGACGAAAACGGCCATCCGGACATGGATTACAAGGCCCATGGTAACACCTATTCGGGCTTTTTGAGCCTATTGAAATGGGGAACGATACTCTCGATCATTGCTGCTATAGCCGCGATCATCGCGATCACTTGACCGGGGGCTCCACCTTTTGAAAATCGCTGTCCTGAAAGAGCGTGACCCGCTCGAAACGAGAGTCTCCGCGACGCCGGAAACCGTGAAGAAATTTATAGCGCTCGGGGCGACCATGGCGGTCGAGTCGGGTGCGGGCGAAACGGCGGGTTTCGCCGATGCCGAATATCGCGAGGCCGGCAGCGACGTCGGCGACAGGGAAGCTGTGATCGCCGATGCCGATGCCATGTTTTGCGTGCGCGGTCCGGATGCCGCGGAATTGGCGCCGGCAAAAAAGGACGCCTGGTTGATCGGGGCGCTCGATCCCTTCGGGCAGCGCGAGCGGGTGGATGCCTATGCGGCGGCCGGGATTGGCGCCCTTGCCATGGAATTCATGCCGCGTATCACGCGCGCCCAGTCCATGGACATTCTGTCGAGCCAGTCGAATCTTGCCGGCTACAAGGCCGTACTCGACGCGGCGGCCGAATATGGCCGGGCTTTCCCGATGATGATGACGGCGGCCGGAACCGTTTCCGCGGCGCGTTGCTTCGTGATGGGCGTGGGTGTCGCCGGTCTGCAGGCGATCGCGACGGCCCGTCGTCTCGGCGCGCAGGTCTCCGCTACGGACGTCCGCGCGGCCACGAAGGAACAGATTGAAAGCCTCGGCGCCAAACCGATCTTCGTCGAAGAGGTCGAAGGGATCGAAGGCGAAGGCACGGGCGGTTACGCCACCGAGATGTCCGAAGAATATCAGAAGGCGCAGGCCGAACTGGTTTCGTCGCATATCGCCAAGCAGGATATCGTGATCACGACAGCGCTGATTCCCGGCCGGCCGGCACCGCGGCTGATTTCGGACGCGCAGATCGCGACGATGAAGCCGGGCAGCGTCATCGTGGATCTGGCGGTCGAACAGGGCGGCAATGTCGAAGGCGCGGTCGCGGGCGAAGTGATCAAAAAGCATGGCGTGAAGATCGTCGGCCATCGCAATGTCGCCGGCCGGCTGGCGGCCGATGCGTCGGCGCTTTATGCGCGCAATCTCTACAATTTCCTCAGCGCCTTTTGGGATGAAGAGACGAAAGCGCCGATCCTTCCGGAGGATGACGAGATCGTTCAGGGGGTGACGCTCACCCGCGACGGCAATGTCGTCAACGAGCGGCTCACGGCCAGTTAGGGGCAATCCATGGACTTTATCTCGATCCTCTCGATTTTCGTGCTGGCATGTTTCGTCGGTTATTACGTCGTCTGGTCGGTGACGCCGGCGCTGCATACGCCGTTGATGAGCGTCACCAACGCGATTTCTTCGGTCATCGTGGTTGGCGCGCTGATTGCAGCTGCCGCCGGCGGCGCGGTGGATGCCGAAGCGGCGAAATGGCTCGGTTTGGCCGGAGTCGTGCTGGCATCGGTCAACATCTTTGGCGGCTTTGCCGTTACCGAGCGCATGCTCGCCATGTACAAGAAGAAGGAGCGGAAATAGTGGGTCGGCTCCTCTCCTTTATCGCGCTCTCTTCGATAGCGGCTCCCGCGTTTGCCGCCGGCGAAGCGGCGGCCATCCCGGCATGGGTGGCGCTTGCCTATCTTGTGGCCGGCATACTCTTCATTCTCGCGTTGAGAGGACTCTCGTCGCCGGAAACCAGCCGGGCGGGCAACCGTTTCGGCATGATCGGCATGGCGATCGCGGTCGCGACAACGCTCGTGACCCACGATATCGCCGGGCTGCCGGAGATATTGATAGCCATCGCGATTGGCGGCACGATCGGGTTCGTCATTGCGCGACGCATCGCGATGACGGCGATGCCGCAGCTTGTCGCGGCCTTCCACTCCTTGGTCGGCATGGCCGCGGTGCTGGTCGCGGCTGCCGCCTATCTCAATCCCGGTGCATTCGGGATTACCGATGCGGCGGGCATATTGCTGCCTGTCAGCCGGGTCGAAATGGGCCTTGGCGTGGCGATCGGCGCGATCACGTTTAGCGGCTCGGTCATCGCGTTCCTGAAGCTTAACGGCAACATGTCGGGTGCCCCGATCCTGCTGCCCGCGCGGCATGTCATCAATCTCGGCACATTGGTGGTGATCCTGGGCCTGATCGGCTGGTTCTACACGCTTGCCAATCCGATCATGGATGCGCCCTGGCTGTTCTGGACGGTCACCATTCTCGCCTTCGTGATCGGCTTCCTGCTGATCATTCCCATCGGCGGCGCCGACATGCCGGTCGTCGTCTCGATGCTCAACAGCTATTCGGGCTGGGCCGCGGCGGCGATGGGCTTCACGCTCGGCAACACCGCCATGATCATCACCGGCGCGCTCGTCGGCTCTTCGGGCGCGATCCTCAGCTATATCATGTGCCGCGCGATGAACCGGAAATTCCTGTCGGTCATCGCCGGCGGCTTCGGCTCGGACGGCGGCGGCGGCCCACAGGGCGAGAAGGTCGACCGGCCCTGGAAAGCCGGCTCTGCCGACGATGCGGCCTTTATCATGAAGCAGGCCGAGAAGGTCATCATCATCCCCGGCTACGGCATGGCCGTCGCCCAGGCGCAGCATGTGCTGCGCGAGATGGCGGACCTGCTCAAGAAAGAGGGCGTCGATGTCAAATATGCGATCCACCCGGTCGCGGGCCGGATGCCGGGCCATATGAACGTGCTGCTTGCCGAGGCGAATGTCCCTTATGACGAGGTCTTCGAGCTCGAAGATATCAACAGCGAGTTCAGCCAGGCCGATGTCGCCTTCATCATCGGGGCCAACGATGTCGTGAACCCGGCGGCCAAGACCGACAGCGGGTCGCCGATCTACGGCATGCCCGTATTCGATGTCGACAAGGCCAAGACGATCTTCTTCATCAAGCGTTCCATGGGCGGTGTGGGTTATGCCGGCGTCGACAATGACGTGTTCTACATGGACCAGACGATGATGCTGCTCTCCGACGCGAAGAAGATGTGCGAGGAGATCGTGAAGGCGCTCGGTTAAGGCGAAGCCTGCTGCTTTCGCAGTCCGGGAACCGGAATCACATCGGCTCGTTTCTCCGTCGGGGCCGAGCAATCGAGGATAGTCATGCGTAAACTGGGTCTGATCGGCGGAATGAGTTGGGCCTCGACCGCCATCTACTACGAAAAGATCAATCGCGGCGTCCGTCAGCGTCTTGGCGGGCGGCATAGCGCGCCGCTGATCATCGAAAGCCTGGACTTCGAACCCATAGCCAATGCGCAATCCAACGGGGAGTGGGACGTGCTTGGCGACCAGCTGGCGGAGAGCGCCCGGCGCCTGGCGGGGGCCGGCGCCGAGGGCTTGGTGCTGTGCTCCAACACGATGCACAAGCTGTACGACTATCTGACCGACGCCGTCGACATTCCCGTGCTCCATGTCGGGGACGTGACGGCGGCTGCAATGCACGCCGTGAATATCAGCCGCGCCGCGCTGTTCGGCACGCGGTTCACGATGAGCGAGGGCTTTCTGCGTGACCGGCTGAAGAGCCATGGCATCGAACTCGCCATTCCCGATCCGGACCGCATGGCGGAGATCGACCGGATCATCTTCGACGAACTCGTGATGGGCGAGGCGCGCGTCGAGTCCAAGCGCACGATGAAGACCTTCATCACCAATCTCGAAAAGGCCGGCAACGAGGCGGTCATACTCGGCTGCACCGAGCTCGTGATGGTCGTCAACACGAGCAGCGCCGTGCTGCCGATCTTCGATACGACCAGCTTGCATGCGGACGCCGCGCTCGAATGGATACTCGGCGCCGACTGATCCGGATCGCCAAACCCACGACACTCTCACCATTTTGACTCCATTCCGGATGTTTCGGAGCTTTCGCGCGCGTCCGCTCCGCTGCGGTCGATCGCGGCGAAGCACCGGACGCCAGCTTGTCGCCTGTTACGGCGCGGATTCTCGCTTCGCGCCGTTCTGGAGTATGTCGAGCCTTCTCGGTCCGCATTGGCTGCAATATAGCGAACATAGACAGAACAGGGGTCCCGCTATGACGCAATCGGATACACAGACACGCCGCCACGACGATCCGGCCTCGATCCTCGTCATATCGGACACGGCGCAGGGCGAGCGGCGGTGCCGGATCGCGGTCGAGGCGATCGGCGCGCGCGTCGTGTCGACTGCCGGGCCGGCCGATGCGGTCGCGCGGATCGGCGAGCAGATCGCGCTCGACGCCGCGCTCGTCGACCTGGCGGAAGATCATGGCGCCGCGCTCGACACTCTGTTCGGCGAGATCGATCGCGGCGCGCGCAGCGGCCGCTATCGCAGCATAGTTTCGGTCCCGATCGAACTGCT
Coding sequences within it:
- a CDS encoding NAD(P)(+) transhydrogenase (Re/Si-specific) subunit beta: MAAPAFAAGEAAAIPAWVALAYLVAGILFILALRGLSSPETSRAGNRFGMIGMAIAVATTLVTHDIAGLPEILIAIAIGGTIGFVIARRIAMTAMPQLVAAFHSLVGMAAVLVAAAAYLNPGAFGITDAAGILLPVSRVEMGLGVAIGAITFSGSVIAFLKLNGNMSGAPILLPARHVINLGTLVVILGLIGWFYTLANPIMDAPWLFWTVTILAFVIGFLLIIPIGGADMPVVVSMLNSYSGWAAAAMGFTLGNTAMIITGALVGSSGAILSYIMCRAMNRKFLSVIAGGFGSDGGGGPQGEKVDRPWKAGSADDAAFIMKQAEKVIIIPGYGMAVAQAQHVLREMADLLKKEGVDVKYAIHPVAGRMPGHMNVLLAEANVPYDEVFELEDINSEFSQADVAFIIGANDVVNPAAKTDSGSPIYGMPVFDVDKAKTIFFIKRSMGGVGYAGVDNDVFYMDQTMMLLSDAKKMCEEIVKALG
- a CDS encoding aspartate/glutamate racemase family protein produces the protein MRKLGLIGGMSWASTAIYYEKINRGVRQRLGGRHSAPLIIESLDFEPIANAQSNGEWDVLGDQLAESARRLAGAGAEGLVLCSNTMHKLYDYLTDAVDIPVLHVGDVTAAAMHAVNISRAALFGTRFTMSEGFLRDRLKSHGIELAIPDPDRMAEIDRIIFDELVMGEARVESKRTMKTFITNLEKAGNEAVILGCTELVMVVNTSSAVLPIFDTTSLHADAALEWILGAD